A section of the Paralichthys olivaceus isolate ysfri-2021 chromosome 16, ASM2471397v2, whole genome shotgun sequence genome encodes:
- the rps8a gene encoding small ribosomal subunit protein eS8, which produces MGISRDNWHKRRKTGGKRKPYHKKRKYELGRPPANTKIGPRRIHTVRVRGGNKKYRALRLDVGNFSWGSECCTRKTRIIDVVYNASNNELVRTKTLVKNCIVLVDSLPYRQWYEAHYTTPLGRKKGAKLTPEEEEVLNKKRSKRTQKKYDERKKTAKISPLLEEQFQQGKLLACIASRPGQCGRADGYLLEGKELEFYLRKIKAKKGK; this is translated from the exons ATGG GTATCTCACGGGACAACTGGCATAAACGCCGCAAAACCGGCGGTAAACGCAAGCCCTACCACAAGAAGAGGAAGTATGAGCTCGGGCGTCCTCCTGCAAACACAAAG ATCGGACCTCGTCGCATCCACACAGTGAGGGTCCGTGGTGGGAACAAGAAGTACCGTGCTCTGAGGTTAGATGTTGGAAACTTCTCCTGGGGCTCTGAAT GCTGCACACGCAAGACCAGGATCATCGATGTGGTCTACAATGCCTCCAACAACGAGCTGGTCAGAACCAAGACCCTGGTGAAGAACTGCATCGTCCTCGTTGACAGCCTTCCATACAGGCAGTGGTATGAGGCTCACTACACCACTCCTCTGGGACGCAAGAAGGGAGCCAAGCTG AcccctgaggaggaagaggtccTGAACAAGAAGAGGTCAAAAAGGACTCAGAAGAAATACGACGAGCGTAAAAAGACTGCCAAGATCAGCCCCCTCTTGGAGGAGCAGTTCCAGCAAGGAAAGCTGCTCG cttgCATCGCCTCCAGACCCGGCCAGTGTGGCAGGGCGGACGGTTACCTCCTGGAAGGCAAAGAGCTTGAGTTCTACTTGAGGAAGATCAAGGCCAAGAAAGGCAAATAG
- the LOC109637765 gene encoding uncharacterized protein: MVSRWSLLLMFTLQVKTGLVLGCVCPTATILSQFPSEIPAGICCLNYSGSALSHVRWSVFTNETNIETVDLSNCNISSVDVSSKEASTLQKVYLAHNRLTTLPREFLSGQPSLMEVDLSGNLLQELPEGFLQDSDSLQVLHLQGNQLRFLPKSVLQRTGLQRLELEGNPWDCSCSLLEALEGGMKANRTTKLQDLVRNVTCVSPAHLADRDVWSVRIGDVCRPAGLTALFIVLPLLILATLVLCWCCGRKRRKREAPVFSTPKKKASNSSSNGQKPHGKHPPAAAEQREAGSVEGILKNQLLLRPASTLLGSTRDIYEEVEIKLGSVESLPCSSSTDGKQGPEEPNGVSKTELDTVSVTEVMKDSADREKAYMTQSTEYYSLVPGIELEDSDHGEYENVSLS, translated from the coding sequence ATGGTTTCCCGGTGGAGTCTCCTGCTGATGTTCACGCTGCAGGTGAAGACGGGACTGGTCCTTGGATGCGTGTGTCCAACAGCCACCATTTTGTCCCAGTTTCCCTCTGAGATTCCTGCTGGCATCTGCTGCCTGAACTACTCTGGTTCTGCTCTCAGCCACGTGCGCTGGTCTGTGTTTACCAATGAGACAAACATAGAGACAGTGGACCTCTCCAACTGTAATATCAGTTCTGTTGATGTGAGCAGCAAAGAGGCCTCCACCCTGCAGAAGGTTTACTTAGCTCATAATAGACTCACAACGTTGCCAAGGGAGTTTCTGTCCGGCCAGCCCAGCCTGATGGAGGTGGATCTGAGCGGGAACCTGCTTCAGGAGCTTCCTGAGGGTTTCCTCCAGGACTCCGACAGCCTTCAGGTGCTGCACCTTCAGGGAAACCAGCTACGCTTCCTCCCCAAGTCCGTGCTGCAGAGAACAGGTCTGCAaaggctggagctggaggggaACCCCTGGGACTGCTCCTGTTCGCTCCTGGAGGCGCTGGAGGGGGGCATGAAGGCCAACAGGACCACCAAGCTCCAGGATCTGGTGAGGAACGTCACCTGCGTCTCTCCGGCTCACCTGGCCGACAGGGACGTGTGGTCAGTGAGGATCGGTGACGTGTGCCGCCCCGCTGGCCTCACCGCACTCTTCATCGTGCTTCCGCTCCTCATCCTCGCCACCTTGGTGCTCTGCTGGtgctgtgggaggaagaggaggaagagagaggcgCCTGTGTTCAGCACCCCTAAGAAGAAGGCGTCCAACTCCAGCAGCAACGGCCAGAAACCTCACGGCAAGCATCCGCCTGCAGCCGCTGAACAGAGGGAAGCCGGAAGCGTTGAGGGGATCCTCAAGAACCAGCTGCTGCTACGTCCGGCCTCGACCCTCCTGGGCAGCACCAGAGACATCTatgaggaggtggagatcaAGCTGGGCTCAGTGGAGTCTCTTCCCTGCTCCAGCTCCACAGACGGGAAGCAGGGCCCCGAGGAGCCCAACGGAGTCAGTAAGACAGAGCTGGACACGGTCAGCGTGACGGAGGTGATGAAAGACTCAGCCGACAGGGAGAAGGCGTACATGACCCAGTCCACTGAATACTACAGCCTGGTTCCAGGCATCGAGCTGGAGGACTCAGACCACGGAGAGTATGAGAACGTCAGCCTCTCGTGA
- the hectd3 gene encoding E3 ubiquitin-protein ligase HECTD3, whose amino-acid sequence MSPGDNPHLLLGRIRFLNRCIESFRRSEPVPECLCYVPREVCYKICKDSSATSGAASGASAGGSVVGKTLVPVFDSPHQVPHSKRTCKYNIEPKKGTCIRTTGEEYCNSQGLWVKLSKEQLEEHRPGQELEEGWILVCKHTEGGDRLVPVESPETISRQQQLLGYDHKPCNRWEQVVDVENALYIGAKPKIAECDNAAVQKLRYVPPTWTYECDEDLVHYFYDHIGKEDENLGSVKQCVTSIDVSSCSEDPSGGASCLTDGDTETYWESDGMQGQHWIRLHMKRGTVVNKLILTVDSTDDNYMPKRVTVFGGEGDNLKKMSDVTIDDNLIGEVCVLEDMTSHLPVIEIRIEECRDEGIDVRIRGLKIKSSCERDLGLNADVFQSSNLVRYPRLQGTVPDVLYRRALVIQRFICLLDSVLPHVVPAWDYSLGTFNQIKSIKQFLLLSKRRSALITQCLKDSETSKPNFMPRLYINRRLAMEHKDNPSLDPTCKNAVFIQVYEGLKPSDKFEKILDYRWPARYDQWWECKFIAEGIIDQGGGFRDSLADMSEELCPSSAECPMPLPFFCRTSNQGALEAKDYYVPNPSCKEFHKYEWIGQLMGAALRGKDFLVLALPGLVWKQLTGEAVTWSKDFPAVDSVLVNLLEAMENMDQETFEFRFGEELVYTTLQSDSQMVELIPGGSNVAVRYEDRSEFIRLVQKARLEESKKQIAAMQAGLLKVVPQAVLDLLTWQEAEKKVCGDPEITVEALKRLTRYEDLEQSDVRVQYLWEALTNFTNEDRSRFLRFVTGRSRLPAPIYVFPDKQGSETTDALPQSSTCSSTLYLPNYPSAKVCEEKLRYAAYNCVAIDTDMSPWEE is encoded by the exons atgtCCCCGGGAGACAACCCTCACCTGCTGCTCGGCAGGATCCGCTTCCTGAACCGCTGCATCGAGAGCTTCCGGAGGAGCGAGCCGGTGCCGGAGTGTCTGTGCTACGTGCCCAGAGAGGTGTGCTACAAAATCTGCAAGGACTCGTCGGCCACCTCCGGGGCCGCCTCCGGAGCATCTGCAGGCGGATCCGTGGTCGGTAAAACTCTGGTGCCGGTCTTTGACAGTCCACATCAGGTCCCGCACAGCAAGAGGACGTGCAAGTACAACATTGAGCCGAAGAAGGGGACGTGTATCCGGACCACAGGGGAGGAGTACTGCAACAGCCAGGGCCTGTGGGTCAAACTCAGCAAG gagcagctggaggagcaccGTCCAGGTCAGGAGTTGGAGGAAGGCTGGATCCTGgtgtgtaaacacacagagggaggcGACAGGCTGGTGCCGGTGGAGTCACCGGAGACCatcagcaggcagcagcagctcctcggcTACGACCACAAGCCCTGCAACAGGTGGGAACAAGTGGTGGATGTGGAGAATGCGCTCTACATCGGAGCCAAGCCCAAAATCGCAGAGTGCGATAATGCCGCCGTCCAGAAGTTAAG GTATGTTCCTCCCACATGGACATATGAATGTGACGAGGACCTGGTGCACTACTTCTACGACCACATAGGGAAGGAGGATGAGAACCTGGGGAGTGTGAAGCAGTGTGTGACCAGCATCGATGTTTCTTCATGCTCG GAGGATCCCAGTGGAGGAGCGAGCTGTCTGACTGATGGCGACACAGAAACTTACTGGGAGAGCGACGGCATGCAGGGACAACACTGGATCCGACTGCACATGAAGAGAGGCACTGTGGTAAA TAAGCTGATATTGACCGTGGACTCAACAGACGACAACTACATGCCCAAGAGAGTCACGGTGtttggaggagagggagacaaCTTGAAGAAAATGAGTGATGTCACGATAGACGA TAACCTGATAGGAGAAGTGTGTGTACTGGAAGACATGACATCCCACCTGCCTGTCATTGAAATTCGAATTGAGGAATGTCGAG ACGAGGGAATAGACGTCCGGATCCGAGGCTTAAAGATCAAGTCGTCGTGTGAGAGAGACTTGGGTCTGAACGCTGATGTTTTCCAGTCCTCTAACCTGGTGCGCTACCCTCGTCTGCAGGGCACCGTGCCTGACGTCCTGTACCGCAGAGCATTAGTCATCCAGAG GTTCATCTGCCTCCTGGACAGTGTTCTCCCACACGTGGTGCCAGCTTGGGACTACAGCCTGGGAACCTTTAACCAGATCAAA AGTATAAAGCAGTTCCTGCTGCTGTCAAAGCGCCGCTCAGCTCTCATCACTCAGTGCCTGAAAGACTCTGAGACCAGTAAACCAAACTTCATGCCCCGACTCTACATCAACAGACGTCTGGCCATGGAGCACAAAGACAACCCGTCTCTGGACCCGACCTGCAAGAATGCTGTGTTCATTCAG GTGTATGAAGGCCTCAAGCCATCAGACAAATTTGAGAAGATCTTGGATTATAG GTGGCCTGCTCGCTATGACCAGTGGTGGGAATGTAAGTTCATCGCAGAGGGAATCATTGACCAGGGAGGTGGATTTCGGGACAGCCTGGCAGACATGTCTGAGGAGCTCTGCCCCAGCTCAGCCGAGTGTCCAATGCCTCTGCCATTTTTCTGCCGCACATCCAACCAG GGCGCTTTAGAAGCCAAAGATTATTACGTCCCCAACCCATCCTGTAAAGAGTTCCACAAGTACGAGTGGATCGGTCAGCTCATGGGAGCTGCTCTCAGAGGAAAAGATTTCTTG GTCTTGGCTCTGCCTGGGCTGGTGTGGAAGCAGCTGACTGGGGAAGCCGTCACCTGGAGTAAAGATTTTCCTGCTGTAGACTCTGTTCTG GTAAACCTGCTGGAGGCCATGGAGAACATGGACCAAGAGACGTTTGAGTTCAGGTTTGGGGAGGAGCTGGTGTACACCACCCTGCAAAGCGACAGCCAGATGGTGGAGCTCATCCCCGGTGGCAGTAACGTGGCAGTGCGCTACGAGGACCGCAGCGAGTTCATCCGCCTGGTGCAGAAAGCTCGGCTGGAGGAGAGCAAAAAGCAG ATTGCAGCCATGCAGGCGGGTCTGCTGAAGGTGGTTCCTCAGGCAGTGCTGGACCTGCTCACCTGGCAGGAGGCGGAAAAGAAAGTGTGTGGAGACCCAGAGATCACTGTGGAGGCCTTGAAACGACTCA CACGATATGAAGACCTGGAACAAAGTGACGTTCGGGTGCAGTACCTGTGGGAAGCGCTGACAAACTTTACCAATG AGGATCGCAGCAGGTTTCTGAGGTTTGTAACTGGTAGAAGTCGTCTTCCTGCACCGATCTACGTCTTTCCTGACAAGCAGGG CTCTGAAACAACAGATGCACTCCCACAGTCGTCCACATGTTCCTCCACTCTCTACTTACCCAACTATCCCAG TGCAAAGGTTTGTGAGGAGAAGCTGCGCTACGCTGCGTACAACTGTGTTGCCATCGATACAGACATGAGCCCCTGGGAAGAGTGa
- the best4 gene encoding bestrophin-4, whose amino-acid sequence MTVSYTLEVANVRFGGFSKLLFRWRGSIYRLLYKDLLVFCGVYLFFSLFYRFLLTPKQQDLFERIALYCDQFTNTNFIPVLFVLGFYVTLAFNRWWGQYTSFPLPDNLMMVVSGNVHGADERGRLLRRTLMRYANLSSVLILRSISTRVHKRFPTLEHVVEAGFMTTHELKKFESLHSNFNKYWMPLTWFSNLASRAREEGRVRDDIALRLLMDELNKYRAKCSLLFHYDWISIPLVYTQVVTIAVYSYFAFCLIGRQFLNPEKGYENHTLDMYVPVFTLLQFFFYTGWLKVGELIINPFGEDDDDFETNQLIDRNIQVSMLAVDDMYQNLAPLVKDKHWAQRHFSIPYTLSTAAETLTPAFKGSTFDMRMSAEDLEIHQPADTPVKKQYLPLKGSQGDGSDGFLQRGKGIHGGSLPSLMDVPSQPNEEEDVDALPEGDVGANNYREQEMSLIKVAVENNQ is encoded by the exons ATGACAGTCTCTTACACACTGGAGGTGGCCAACGTGAGGTTCGGTGGTTTCTCCAAGCTGCTGTTCAGATGGAGAGGAAGCATCTACCGGCTGCTTTACAAGGATCTTCTGGTTTTCTGTGGCGTTTatctgtttttcagtttgttttacaG GTTCCTCCTCACACCAAAGCAGCAGGATCTGTTTGAGCGGATCGCCCTTTACTGTGACCAGTTCACCAACACCAACTTCATCCCAGTTTTATTTGTACTGG GTTTCTATGTGACCCTGGCCTTCAATCGTTGGTGGGGTCAGTACACCAGCTTCCCGCTGCCCGACAACCTGATGATGGTGGTGTCTGGAAACGTCCACGGGGCCGATGAGAGGGGACGCCTGCTGCGACGAACACTCATGAGATACGCCAACTTGTCTTCAGTTCTTATTCTCCGCTCCATAAGCACCAGAGTTCACAAGCGGTTTCCCACGTTGGAGCACGTTGTAGAAGCTG GATTCATGACGACGCATGAGCTGAAAAAGTTTGAGTCGCTGCACTCGAACTTCAACAAGTACTGGATGCCTCTGACGTGGTTCTCAAACCTGGCATCCAGAGCCAGAGAGGAGGGACGAGTGAGGGACGACATCGCTTTGAGGCTTCTGATGGAT GAGCTTAATAAATACAGAGCCAAGTGCAGCCTCTTGTTTCACTATGACTGGATAAGCATTCCTCTGGTCTACACTCAG gttgttactaTTGCAGTTTACTCGTATTTCGCCTTCTGCTTGATTGGCCGACAATTCCTGAACCCAGAGAAGGGATACGAGAATCACACCCTGGACATGTACGTCCCTGTCTTCACTCTGCTGCAGTTCTTCTTCTACACCGGCTGGCTCAAG GTGGGGGAGTTGATCATCAATCCGTTTGGCGAGGACGATGATGACTTTGAAACCAACCAGCTGATCGACCGAAACATTCAG GTGTCCATGCTGGCAGTGGACGATATGTACCAGAACCTGGCTCCACTTGTGAAGGACAAGCACTGGGCACAGAGACATTTCTCCATCCCTTACACCCtgtccacagcagcagagactcTCACACCAGCTTTCAAAGGCTCCACATTTGACATGAG GATGAGTGCGGAGGATCTTGAGATTCACCAGCCTGCAGACACTCCAGTAAAGAAACAGTATTTACCTCTTAAAGGCTCTCAGGGTGATGGATCTGACGGTTTTCTGCAGAGGGGTAAAGGCATCCATGGTGGGAGCCTCCCTTCTCTGATGGATGTCCCATCACAGCCAAACGAGGAGGAAGATGTGGACGCTCTCCCTGAAGGAGACGTCGGTGCAAACAACTACAGAGAACAAGAAATGTCACTGATTAAAGTTGCGGTGGAAAATAACCAGTGA